The following coding sequences are from one Marinoscillum sp. 108 window:
- a CDS encoding SusC/RagA family TonB-linked outer membrane protein, with the protein MPKNKLILILCALWLSSLGAIAQQTISGTVKDPDGEPIIGATIMVEGTNYGTTSDVDGRFSIKAQNGSFLTFSFVGFETLRKTVNGPESIDVSLEIDLEELDEVIVTALGFKENRDNLGYANSVVNSESVSKAAESTLLNSLSGKSSGVRVSRNSGDPGAGAYIQIRGLSTITRDAQPLIVVDGVPISNDVRGNGAGRIAQQSRLNDINPNDIENITVLKGASAAALWGTQALGGVIMITTKSGKYNQDLKVTIKSSYSVDQINRKYPLQNTFGQGNDGVYNGRARDSWGDKISERAGGQDEFETSGEYFVDQDGKIWYPISDKKSQETYDDSNFDQVFQNGHFLENNISLSAGNANSTAFFSVSDLNQEGIIRNNSDYRRTSVRFNGEHMLNEKFRINANLTYAKTNSNRIRRGASSSGLYLGLLRNPTDFDISGYRGDYYAGPDAAPVSNRHRSYREPLAADATPTYNNPLWTINEQENLATVNRFINTLKLTYSPTSWIDLIGRVGIDHYSEERQEFNTPGSAAGEYRTGTFSSNLASNLIFNMDYIAKATKSIGGDFDLSLLVGFNFNHKQLKVDGSEISNFIQFTDVASPTRDIDNALPENRTVESSFGQERTVGLYSSMTFSAFDALFINGTIRAESASTFGSQADNTFIFPSVSAAWQFHQLLDVEGVSFGKLRASYGEVGVQPARYNTSNVFVSPTYSDQFGGGLNLGLYGNGGFVPSTSRGNPNLQPERKKEFELGGDLRFLKDRLSLSATYFQNTTENVLLDFPIANSRGYDRIYSNGAEIENKGVELDLGYTIIETKDFGWQANVIYTDVQNKVTDLAGVESLALGGLDAVNNRAVEGKSLGVLWGSRTLRDDAGNIVYDKNGFPEQDQLEGVIGDPNPDWQGSVSTTIRYKNFALSALLETFQGADIYAGTKSVLYDLGRWEGSAKESMSTQNLLDYNGNVIPMGTTFRGVVHDFGAGPVALTEPWYLGDGGFFGNGNDELYIEDGSWTRLRELGLSYQMSNSLLKKLGVKSAEISATGRNLFLWTKFEGNDPDTNLNGVSAARGIDYFNNPSTKSYVFTLLLNL; encoded by the coding sequence ATGCCAAAAAACAAACTAATTCTAATCCTCTGCGCCTTGTGGCTATCCAGTCTGGGGGCAATTGCGCAGCAGACCATCAGTGGTACTGTGAAGGACCCGGATGGTGAGCCCATCATAGGGGCCACTATTATGGTAGAGGGCACCAACTACGGAACCACTTCAGATGTTGATGGCAGATTTAGCATCAAGGCGCAGAATGGTTCATTCCTCACTTTTAGTTTTGTGGGATTTGAAACCCTCAGGAAAACGGTCAATGGGCCTGAGTCGATTGATGTATCCTTAGAGATTGACCTGGAAGAGTTGGATGAGGTGATTGTGACAGCATTGGGTTTCAAGGAAAATCGTGATAACCTCGGATATGCCAATTCGGTGGTCAATAGTGAATCCGTGAGCAAAGCTGCTGAGAGCACTCTGCTGAATTCGCTCTCAGGAAAGTCTTCTGGGGTGAGGGTTTCCCGAAACTCTGGAGACCCGGGTGCCGGGGCGTACATTCAGATACGTGGACTGTCTACGATCACGCGTGATGCCCAGCCGCTGATCGTTGTAGATGGAGTGCCTATTAGCAACGATGTGCGTGGCAACGGTGCTGGTCGAATAGCCCAGCAGTCGAGGCTGAATGACATCAACCCCAACGACATTGAAAATATTACGGTGTTGAAGGGCGCATCGGCGGCAGCACTATGGGGCACTCAGGCACTTGGAGGGGTCATTATGATTACGACCAAGAGTGGCAAATACAATCAAGACCTGAAAGTGACTATTAAGTCGAGCTATTCAGTAGATCAAATCAATCGGAAATACCCGCTCCAAAACACTTTTGGTCAGGGCAACGATGGCGTGTATAATGGGCGGGCACGGGATTCCTGGGGAGACAAAATATCCGAAAGGGCTGGCGGGCAAGATGAGTTTGAAACTTCTGGCGAGTACTTTGTGGATCAGGATGGCAAAATCTGGTACCCGATCAGTGACAAAAAATCTCAGGAAACATACGATGACTCCAATTTCGATCAGGTTTTTCAAAATGGTCATTTTCTCGAAAACAACATTAGCTTGTCCGCAGGGAATGCTAACAGCACTGCGTTCTTTAGCGTGAGCGATCTGAATCAGGAGGGAATTATTCGCAATAATTCTGATTATCGGAGAACGAGCGTAAGATTCAATGGTGAGCACATGCTCAATGAAAAATTTAGAATAAATGCTAACCTGACTTACGCCAAAACTAATTCTAACAGGATAAGAAGAGGGGCGAGCTCATCAGGTCTTTATCTCGGCCTATTGCGGAATCCCACAGACTTTGATATCTCGGGGTACCGAGGAGATTATTATGCAGGGCCGGATGCGGCACCAGTGTCTAACAGACACAGGTCGTATCGGGAGCCATTAGCCGCAGACGCTACTCCTACCTATAATAATCCGCTCTGGACCATTAATGAACAAGAGAATCTGGCTACCGTCAATCGTTTTATCAATACCCTGAAGCTGACTTACTCACCCACAAGCTGGATTGATCTCATCGGTCGGGTGGGCATAGATCATTATAGTGAGGAAAGACAGGAGTTCAATACGCCCGGATCTGCGGCCGGAGAATACCGCACAGGCACTTTCAGTTCCAACCTTGCCTCCAATCTTATTTTTAATATGGATTATATCGCCAAGGCAACCAAATCCATTGGTGGTGATTTTGATTTGTCCCTTCTGGTTGGTTTCAATTTCAACCATAAGCAGCTGAAAGTAGATGGCAGTGAGATTTCTAACTTTATACAATTTACTGATGTGGCCAGCCCCACCAGAGATATAGACAACGCCCTGCCTGAGAACAGGACGGTAGAGAGCTCCTTTGGACAGGAAAGAACGGTGGGTTTATATTCCTCCATGACGTTTTCTGCATTTGATGCCCTCTTTATCAATGGAACCATACGGGCAGAATCTGCGTCAACTTTCGGTAGCCAGGCAGATAATACTTTTATTTTCCCTTCAGTATCGGCGGCATGGCAGTTTCATCAACTGTTGGACGTGGAAGGCGTTTCTTTTGGTAAGCTTCGCGCATCTTATGGTGAGGTGGGTGTGCAGCCTGCCCGGTATAATACCAGCAATGTATTTGTGTCTCCTACTTACTCTGATCAATTCGGTGGTGGGCTCAACCTGGGACTCTATGGCAACGGAGGTTTTGTTCCAAGCACTTCTCGTGGAAACCCTAACCTTCAGCCAGAAAGAAAAAAGGAATTTGAACTGGGAGGCGACCTGAGGTTCCTCAAAGACAGACTTTCCCTGAGTGCAACTTATTTTCAAAACACTACCGAAAATGTGCTCCTCGATTTTCCTATTGCAAATTCAAGAGGCTACGATCGGATTTATTCGAATGGCGCTGAAATTGAAAATAAAGGAGTAGAACTTGACCTGGGTTATACCATTATTGAGACGAAGGATTTTGGTTGGCAAGCCAATGTAATCTACACGGATGTGCAAAACAAAGTGACAGATCTGGCCGGTGTGGAGTCCCTCGCACTAGGAGGATTGGATGCTGTAAACAACCGAGCGGTGGAAGGCAAGTCACTCGGAGTACTCTGGGGATCCAGAACGCTCAGAGATGATGCCGGAAATATCGTCTATGACAAAAACGGATTTCCAGAGCAGGATCAACTGGAAGGCGTGATCGGTGATCCTAATCCAGACTGGCAAGGATCTGTGTCCACCACCATTCGCTACAAAAACTTCGCACTTTCTGCACTTCTTGAGACATTTCAGGGAGCAGATATCTATGCAGGCACCAAATCTGTCTTATATGACCTGGGCCGATGGGAAGGGTCGGCAAAAGAATCAATGTCAACACAGAATTTGCTGGATTACAACGGTAACGTTATTCCGATGGGGACAACCTTCCGGGGAGTGGTACATGATTTCGGCGCAGGGCCTGTGGCCCTCACTGAACCCTGGTATCTGGGAGATGGCGGATTCTTTGGCAATGGAAATGATGAACTCTACATCGAAGATGGTTCGTGGACCAGGTTAAGAGAGCTTGGCCTGAGTTATCAAATGTCTAATTCACTTCTGAAAAAACTCGGGGTGAAATCCGCAGAGATCTCGGCCACAGGAAGAAATCTCTTCCTCTGGACCAAGTTTGAAGGAAATGATCCCGATACCAATTTGAACGGAGTGAGCGCTGCCAGGGGAATTGATTACTTCAATAACCCCAGCACAAAATCCTATGTATTCACCCTACTTCTCAACCTCTAA
- a CDS encoding SusD/RagB family nutrient-binding outer membrane lipoprotein, with protein sequence MKLPSIFILSLLGVGILISCEGLVEGLNDDPNNPTTASYQNILTGAEVGNIILQTGETARRAGIFCGYYTGIQRQHQGFDSYTVTTSDFDNLWDDAFVNTLRNAKEAQEAAAQEGIEGVTAGIAQVIQAMAYGTEASLFGDIPFDEAADISIEHPKFEAQVQVYQKIHLLLDEAILNLSTGTGRPTSGSDIFFDGNPDAWTEVAYTLKARYFLHVKNYEAAYAAAANGIQSMASSLYAPHGSGADESNLTYQFFAVQVRGADLITSDFMTSLVAPDPATNPQIANYRGNTKTNETGRYKFYFQINDVGTQPNTISGLAAQEASAPMVTYQENLLILAEAGLRSQSFGIGLSHLNEFRAFMSTGGYLTSASPADILYDPYVSADFDNGGMENPDGLSSENALLREILQERYVTLFGQIEGFCDTRRTLGEGTVRVPVAPNTGNELPQRFIYPQSEIDRNKNVPNPIPGFFEATMVNQ encoded by the coding sequence ATGAAATTACCTAGCATATTCATATTATCACTATTGGGCGTGGGCATTCTGATCTCATGTGAAGGACTGGTGGAAGGCCTAAACGATGACCCCAATAACCCTACAACAGCATCTTATCAAAACATCCTTACAGGTGCGGAAGTGGGAAACATCATTTTACAGACAGGTGAAACAGCACGAAGGGCTGGTATCTTCTGTGGATATTATACGGGGATACAGCGGCAGCACCAGGGGTTTGACTCCTATACTGTCACTACCAGTGACTTTGACAACTTGTGGGATGATGCTTTTGTGAACACACTTCGGAATGCCAAGGAGGCTCAGGAAGCAGCAGCTCAGGAGGGCATAGAGGGCGTTACTGCCGGGATTGCTCAGGTTATCCAGGCCATGGCCTATGGTACAGAGGCATCTCTATTTGGTGATATCCCTTTTGATGAAGCAGCGGACATTTCCATAGAGCATCCAAAGTTTGAAGCACAGGTTCAGGTTTATCAGAAAATACATTTGCTTTTGGATGAAGCCATTCTCAACCTATCCACTGGTACAGGCAGGCCTACCAGCGGATCCGACATCTTCTTCGATGGGAACCCTGATGCCTGGACTGAGGTGGCATATACGCTTAAGGCGAGATATTTCCTGCATGTGAAGAATTATGAAGCAGCTTATGCGGCGGCAGCCAATGGCATTCAGTCTATGGCCAGCTCACTCTATGCCCCGCATGGGAGTGGTGCCGATGAGTCTAATCTCACTTATCAGTTTTTTGCCGTGCAGGTGAGAGGAGCCGACCTGATCACCTCAGACTTTATGACTAGTCTGGTGGCACCAGACCCTGCTACAAACCCGCAGATCGCTAACTATCGGGGCAATACCAAGACCAACGAAACGGGGAGGTATAAATTTTATTTCCAAATTAATGATGTAGGTACCCAACCTAATACCATTAGTGGGTTGGCCGCCCAAGAGGCCTCCGCTCCGATGGTCACCTATCAAGAAAACCTATTGATCCTGGCTGAGGCGGGCCTTAGATCCCAGAGTTTTGGCATTGGCCTTAGTCATCTCAACGAGTTCAGGGCCTTTATGTCTACAGGTGGTTACCTGACTAGTGCGAGCCCTGCCGACATCCTTTACGATCCTTATGTTTCTGCTGACTTTGATAATGGAGGCATGGAAAATCCTGATGGACTGTCTTCAGAAAATGCTTTGCTACGGGAAATTCTGCAGGAGCGATATGTAACCCTTTTTGGGCAGATAGAGGGCTTTTGTGATACTCGGCGCACTTTGGGTGAGGGTACGGTGCGGGTGCCGGTGGCTCCCAATACAGGCAATGAATTGCCCCAGAGGTTTATTTATCCACAGTCAGAAATAGATAGAAATAAAAATGTGCCGAATCCCATTCCCGGGTTTTTTGAGGCCACAATGGTAAATCAATAA
- a CDS encoding SLC13 family permease, with protein MIRKYNKTFALILGPLSFLIMEMVGPPESMNIEAYHVLASTVWIAIWWVMEAVPIAVTALLPILLFPMTGALDIGSTTESFGHKYIFLYMGGFILAIAIEKWGLHRRIALNIIRIIGSNVSNIILGFMVATAFLSMWISNTATSVMMLPIGTAIVSQFKKNTNGSAHDGNALGKALMLGIAYSASIGGIATLIGTPPNLVLAGILEEIYNVKLSFFEWMMFGLPTSAILTVICWRYLTKYAFRFDEIEFPGGKGEIRDMIRALGKISFEEKAVLVVFICTAFAWIFRSLLQKVIPGLDDTIIAMTSAVVLFMIPDKTRSRKLIKWKEAVKLPWGIILLFGGGMALAKGFTSTGLAEWIANQMTRMDGLTLIVLILVLVTIVNFLTEITSNLATTAMLLPVLAPMALSFNLHPFMIMVPVTLAASCAFMLPVATPPNAVVFGSGYLRIPDMISSGFWMNLISIMLITIATYFALPYLWDIDPNLFPEGFKQFQNLNSTNLNR; from the coding sequence ATGATCAGAAAGTATAACAAAACATTTGCTTTGATTTTGGGGCCGCTCTCTTTCCTGATCATGGAGATGGTGGGGCCACCGGAGTCCATGAATATAGAAGCCTATCATGTGCTGGCCTCTACCGTCTGGATAGCTATCTGGTGGGTGATGGAAGCTGTACCGATAGCGGTGACAGCCCTGCTGCCTATTTTACTTTTCCCAATGACCGGCGCACTGGATATTGGCAGTACCACAGAGTCATTCGGGCACAAGTACATATTCCTGTATATGGGTGGGTTTATTTTGGCCATTGCCATAGAAAAATGGGGCCTTCATAGACGTATAGCCTTGAACATCATTCGAATTATAGGTTCAAATGTTTCCAACATCATTCTGGGATTTATGGTAGCTACGGCTTTCCTCTCCATGTGGATATCCAATACAGCGACTTCTGTGATGATGCTCCCGATAGGCACGGCCATTGTTTCTCAGTTTAAGAAAAATACCAATGGCTCGGCACATGATGGAAATGCTCTGGGAAAAGCTTTAATGCTGGGGATTGCTTACAGTGCATCGATCGGTGGCATTGCCACATTGATCGGCACACCTCCCAACCTGGTGTTGGCCGGCATTTTGGAGGAAATCTACAATGTGAAACTGAGCTTCTTTGAATGGATGATGTTTGGTTTGCCGACTTCCGCTATTCTCACGGTGATTTGCTGGAGATATCTTACCAAATATGCTTTTCGATTTGATGAAATCGAGTTTCCGGGAGGCAAAGGGGAGATTAGAGACATGATTCGGGCACTGGGCAAAATCAGCTTTGAAGAAAAGGCCGTTTTGGTGGTATTTATCTGTACAGCGTTCGCATGGATTTTCAGGTCACTGCTCCAAAAGGTTATTCCCGGACTTGATGATACCATCATTGCCATGACTTCTGCGGTGGTCCTCTTTATGATCCCGGACAAAACAAGGTCAAGAAAACTGATCAAATGGAAAGAGGCTGTGAAACTGCCCTGGGGCATCATTTTGCTCTTTGGTGGTGGAATGGCTCTGGCCAAAGGATTTACTTCTACCGGTCTGGCTGAGTGGATTGCCAATCAAATGACCAGAATGGATGGACTTACATTGATTGTGTTGATTTTGGTACTGGTGACCATTGTGAATTTTCTGACGGAAATCACCTCCAACCTGGCCACTACGGCCATGCTTTTACCAGTACTTGCCCCTATGGCTCTGTCTTTCAATTTGCATCCATTTATGATCATGGTACCTGTAACTCTGGCAGCTTCATGTGCTTTTATGCTCCCGGTGGCCACACCCCCTAATGCAGTGGTCTTCGGGTCTGGCTACCTCCGAATTCCTGATATGATCAGCTCAGGGTTCTGGATGAACCTCATTTCCATAATGCTGATCACCATAGCTACCTATTTCGCGCTGCCTTACTTGTGGGACATTGATCCCAACCTTTTCCCGGAAGGGTTTAAGCAATTTCAAAATCTAAATAGTACTAACCTCAATCGTTGA
- a CDS encoding Ig-like domain-containing protein, translating to MKNINSNIKYLIALLVVSMTLLTACTEEENPAISNDLRVISITYNATALEEGSEVETENPQIEMVFSHSLNTTALEEALSISNVTDYVFSYDETNSFVTIAFSSPLDYETSYTLSLPGGSYGASGEALVDDYALTFSTKAFVPSQVTLSVDKTGLLEGESASISATINQPTTVDVTVSLSFAGNAIHGMDYSLSAESLSIPKGSTSSTVTLTAINDSDIEGEESVQVTIGELINAVESGTQQINLTINDELPALIIKGVMALRWATETDGNSGKAVHLKAVEDIADLSLYSLGVANNGGGTDSIEFNLPTMSVLAGEDILIAREPSALESYFETTCYGEFEHIIQTDEMSQNGDDAIELFKGTAVIETYGDADVDGTDQSWEYAGSWAYKLGGNWTTGLVNCSEGSSSTLESDCIYPLCDNPLILKGVLAISWDGSGTNGGKAVHLLANRDIADLGVYGVGVANNGGGTDGLEYSLTSMSVSEGDHILLAREVNTLSTYFGTCFSGFNHVFETDAMNQNGDDAIELFEGSTIIEVFGDSDVDGTGQPWEYAGSWAYKVGSKWTHGGVDCAATSTTTQNSACPYTFCD from the coding sequence ATGAAAAATATAAACTCTAATATCAAATACCTGATTGCTTTGCTGGTAGTCTCGATGACCTTGCTGACTGCCTGCACAGAGGAAGAAAACCCAGCCATCTCGAACGACCTGCGGGTGATTTCTATTACTTATAATGCTACGGCACTGGAGGAGGGTAGTGAAGTGGAAACAGAAAACCCACAGATTGAAATGGTCTTTTCACACTCATTGAACACTACGGCTCTGGAGGAGGCTTTGTCCATTAGCAATGTGACTGACTATGTGTTCAGTTACGACGAAACCAATTCATTTGTCACCATCGCATTTTCCTCACCTCTTGATTATGAGACAAGTTATACCCTCAGTTTGCCTGGAGGAAGCTATGGTGCCAGCGGAGAGGCTCTGGTAGACGACTATGCTCTTACTTTTTCCACCAAAGCATTTGTTCCATCGCAGGTCACGCTATCGGTGGATAAAACAGGCCTTCTTGAAGGAGAGTCTGCATCGATCAGCGCTACAATTAATCAACCTACCACAGTGGATGTGACGGTGAGTTTGTCTTTTGCAGGGAATGCGATACACGGTATGGACTATTCTCTCAGTGCTGAAAGTTTAAGTATCCCCAAAGGGAGCACAAGTAGCACTGTGACCCTTACAGCCATTAACGATTCGGACATTGAGGGAGAGGAGAGTGTTCAGGTTACCATTGGTGAGCTCATCAATGCCGTAGAGAGTGGAACACAACAAATCAACCTGACGATCAATGATGAACTGCCAGCCTTGATCATTAAAGGGGTGATGGCGTTGCGATGGGCTACTGAAACTGACGGCAACAGCGGTAAGGCTGTACACCTGAAGGCCGTTGAGGATATTGCCGATCTTAGCCTGTATAGCCTGGGGGTCGCCAATAATGGAGGTGGAACCGACAGCATAGAGTTCAACCTACCCACTATGTCGGTATTGGCGGGTGAGGATATCCTGATAGCTCGTGAACCATCGGCGCTCGAGAGCTATTTTGAAACTACATGTTATGGGGAGTTTGAGCACATCATTCAAACCGATGAAATGAGCCAGAACGGGGATGATGCCATTGAGTTATTCAAGGGTACAGCGGTGATAGAGACTTACGGAGATGCTGATGTAGATGGAACAGACCAGTCTTGGGAATATGCCGGGTCATGGGCATATAAGTTGGGTGGCAATTGGACTACAGGATTAGTTAATTGCAGCGAGGGGTCTTCCAGTACCTTGGAGTCGGACTGCATATATCCATTGTGTGACAATCCACTTATTCTCAAGGGGGTTTTGGCCATTTCGTGGGATGGTTCTGGTACCAATGGAGGAAAGGCCGTGCACCTTTTGGCAAATCGAGACATAGCCGATCTGGGAGTATATGGTGTAGGTGTAGCAAATAATGGCGGAGGCACCGATGGGCTGGAGTATTCTCTAACATCCATGTCTGTGTCTGAGGGAGATCACATTCTTCTGGCAAGGGAAGTAAACACGCTGAGCACCTATTTTGGCACCTGCTTTAGTGGATTCAATCATGTCTTTGAGACGGATGCCATGAATCAAAATGGAGATGATGCCATTGAGCTATTTGAGGGATCTACGATTATTGAGGTATTCGGAGATTCTGATGTGGACGGCACAGGTCAGCCTTGGGAGTATGCCGGATCATGGGCTTACAAAGTAGGCAGTAAATGGACCCATGGAGGGGTGGATTGTGCAGCAACATCCACCACCACTCAAAATTCTGCCTGTCCATATACTTTTTGTGATTAA
- a CDS encoding Ig-like domain-containing protein, giving the protein MKLKLMLLVILSMALVSCGDQTPAPKNLIIISATINGAALTDGLSGVQIDSEISLVFDASVDLDQLKAHLSLEAEDTMVPVEVLLSNAQSKAQITADLSYKTQYTLTLSVGEIGASGESLQEGFMVNFTTAEDEIIRELAPCTNLSCIETLEVEDQGQSASFDFYSSHPILLENAQWETLRNAVIVVHGQNRDADNYFTYLTTALRNTELQNNTVLLAPWFKEESDANDQDFYWNTSSWREGQPSNGHVRISSFALVDNLINILVDKSRFPVLEKILVTGHSSGGLFTHVYAGANFSQSIHSAIDFEYVVANSQYLYYPNNYRYNEQAGTFFEPSDCAGYNYWPLGFQSAPSYLNGLSPEDFNGQFAGRKVVYFLGNNTSNDGALNTSDCSATLLGSTRYQRGENIFTFMNAYYPGQHAHTRSIVDGIGHDGQGMFLSQEFSILLSEKLN; this is encoded by the coding sequence ATGAAGTTAAAATTAATGCTGCTAGTGATACTGAGCATGGCTTTAGTGTCTTGCGGAGATCAAACTCCTGCACCGAAGAACCTCATCATTATTTCTGCCACTATAAATGGAGCAGCTTTGACGGATGGGTTGTCAGGGGTGCAGATAGATTCTGAGATTTCACTTGTGTTTGATGCTTCTGTGGATTTGGACCAGCTGAAGGCTCACCTTTCCCTGGAGGCAGAGGACACGATGGTTCCGGTGGAGGTTTTACTGTCCAATGCACAGTCAAAGGCTCAGATCACCGCAGATCTGAGCTACAAGACTCAATATACGCTCACACTGTCAGTAGGAGAAATAGGAGCCAGCGGCGAATCACTTCAGGAAGGGTTCATGGTCAACTTCACCACAGCCGAAGACGAAATCATCCGCGAATTGGCTCCCTGTACTAACCTCTCGTGTATCGAGACATTGGAGGTAGAGGATCAGGGACAATCGGCAAGCTTTGACTTTTATAGCAGCCACCCCATCCTTCTGGAAAACGCTCAATGGGAAACACTTCGAAATGCTGTCATTGTGGTGCATGGACAAAACAGGGACGCTGATAATTACTTCACCTACCTCACAACTGCACTCAGAAATACGGAACTTCAAAACAATACGGTACTCCTGGCTCCATGGTTCAAAGAAGAATCCGACGCTAATGATCAGGATTTTTACTGGAATACTTCCAGTTGGCGGGAAGGGCAACCCTCCAATGGCCATGTAAGGATCAGCTCGTTTGCTTTAGTAGATAACTTGATCAATATCTTAGTGGACAAGTCACGGTTTCCAGTTTTGGAAAAAATACTGGTTACGGGTCATTCTTCCGGGGGCCTTTTCACCCATGTTTATGCAGGGGCCAATTTCTCACAAAGCATTCATAGCGCCATCGATTTCGAATATGTGGTAGCTAACAGTCAGTACTTGTATTATCCCAATAACTATCGATACAATGAACAGGCCGGAACCTTTTTTGAGCCATCAGATTGTGCAGGATACAATTACTGGCCGCTTGGCTTTCAGAGTGCTCCATCTTATCTGAATGGACTTTCCCCAGAAGACTTCAATGGTCAGTTTGCTGGCAGAAAAGTGGTTTACTTTTTGGGCAATAACACGAGCAACGATGGCGCCCTAAACACCTCTGACTGCAGCGCAACACTGCTTGGGTCCACCAGGTATCAGCGCGGAGAGAATATCTTCACTTTTATGAATGCTTATTATCCGGGTCAGCATGCACATACCCGTAGCATTGTGGACGGGATAGGACACGATGGACAAGGGATGTTCCTGTCACAGGAATTCTCCATACTTCTGAGCGAAAAACTCAATTAA
- the pckA gene encoding phosphoenolpyruvate carboxykinase (ATP), with protein sequence MLEFGIKSKKSGLTESGIKQVKEAWWNLDPSQLTEIALQNREGTLSDTGALMCDTGQFTGRSPKDRFIVRDSKTENAVWWGDINIPISPDSFDRLYAKMLGYLADKKVYVRDAYAGADKTHRIKLRVINTVAWHNLFCFNMFIRPERYQLETFVPNFTIINCPGFLADPETDGTRQENFSVIDLTRRIILIGGTGYSGEMKKGIFSVLNFLLPLEEGVFPMHCSANMGIKDRDTAIFFGLSGTGKTTLSADPERLLIGDDEHGWTMRNVFNFEGGCYAKTVGLSHEKEPEIFNAIKFGAILENTRFLPESREVDYDNVEVTENTRVSYPISYIPNAVEPSIGGIPKNIFFLTCDAFGVMPPIQRLSTAQAMYHFVSGYTSKVAGTEDGVKEPTPVFSACFGAPFMPLHPAEYAKLLGRKLEENHTNVWLINTGWTGGPYGVGSRIKLKYTRAMISAALSGILDNVGYRTHSLFGAEIPTSCPGVPAEILSPRETWKNDQAFYQMANKLVLKFHKNFDQFRGNTGADILLGEPKVNEQYQKA encoded by the coding sequence ATGCTAGAGTTTGGTATTAAGTCCAAAAAATCGGGGCTCACAGAATCAGGAATCAAACAGGTAAAAGAGGCCTGGTGGAATCTGGATCCCTCTCAACTCACCGAAATCGCACTACAAAACCGCGAAGGGACACTTTCGGACACAGGTGCCCTCATGTGCGATACGGGTCAGTTTACCGGGCGCTCACCCAAAGACAGATTTATAGTCAGGGATTCTAAAACTGAAAATGCCGTGTGGTGGGGGGATATTAACATTCCAATCTCTCCGGATAGTTTTGACCGATTGTATGCCAAAATGCTTGGCTATCTGGCTGATAAGAAAGTCTATGTACGAGACGCTTATGCTGGAGCAGATAAGACCCATCGCATCAAATTGAGGGTGATTAATACTGTGGCCTGGCATAATCTTTTTTGCTTCAACATGTTTATCCGACCAGAGCGGTACCAACTGGAGACTTTCGTACCAAACTTTACCATCATCAACTGCCCGGGGTTCTTGGCAGATCCCGAAACAGATGGGACACGACAGGAAAATTTTTCAGTCATTGACCTGACCCGTCGGATCATCCTTATTGGAGGTACAGGCTACTCTGGAGAAATGAAAAAGGGAATTTTTTCTGTGCTCAATTTTCTCCTGCCCCTTGAGGAGGGAGTCTTCCCCATGCACTGCTCTGCCAATATGGGTATAAAGGATCGGGATACGGCTATCTTTTTTGGACTGTCCGGAACCGGTAAAACCACCCTTTCGGCTGATCCGGAAAGACTATTGATTGGTGATGACGAGCATGGCTGGACTATGCGCAATGTATTCAACTTCGAAGGAGGATGCTATGCCAAGACAGTTGGTTTGAGTCATGAGAAGGAACCCGAAATATTCAATGCCATAAAGTTCGGAGCCATTTTGGAAAACACCCGATTTTTGCCAGAATCACGCGAGGTGGATTATGACAATGTAGAGGTCACTGAAAACACGAGGGTTTCTTATCCTATTAGTTACATTCCTAATGCAGTGGAGCCCTCTATAGGAGGTATTCCGAAAAACATTTTTTTCCTGACTTGCGATGCTTTTGGGGTAATGCCCCCTATCCAGCGATTGTCCACTGCTCAAGCGATGTATCATTTTGTATCCGGGTATACCTCAAAAGTAGCTGGTACTGAGGATGGTGTGAAAGAGCCAACGCCTGTGTTTTCTGCCTGCTTCGGTGCACCTTTCATGCCCCTCCACCCGGCTGAGTATGCCAAGCTGCTCGGGCGCAAATTGGAGGAAAATCATACTAACGTGTGGCTCATCAATACAGGATGGACAGGAGGGCCTTATGGAGTGGGTTCCAGAATTAAACTCAAATATACCCGAGCCATGATCTCAGCTGCGCTTTCCGGCATTTTGGACAATGTCGGATATCGAACCCACTCACTATTTGGTGCGGAGATTCCTACCAGCTGCCCTGGTGTGCCGGCAGAAATTCTAAGTCCACGAGAAACCTGGAAGAACGACCAGGCATTTTACCAAATGGCTAATAAGCTGGTCTTGAAGTTCCATAAGAACTTTGACCAATTCAGAGGGAATACCGGAGCGGACATTCTGTTGGGAGAACCCAAAGTGAACGAGCAGTACCAGAAGGCCTGA